The following are from one region of the Hymenobacter sp. YIM 151858-1 genome:
- a CDS encoding 3-hydroxyacyl-CoA dehydrogenase/enoyl-CoA hydratase family protein, with protein sequence MNRTIKKVAVLGSGVMGSRIAAHFANIGVQVLLLDIVPRELTPDEEKKGLTLDSPLVRNRIVNSSLEAAVKANPSPLYRKQDVSRIKTGNFDDNLKEIATCDWTIEVVVERLDIKKSLFDRVEQFRKPGTLITSNTSGIPIHLMTEGRSDDFKRHFCGTHFFNPPRYLKLLEIIPTPDTDQSVVDFLMHYGDLYLGKTTVLAKDTPAFIANRVGVFAIMDVLQVMQKLGLTVEEVDKLTGPVIGHAKSATFRTSDVVGLDTLINVANGLAQNLPNDEAKDAFQLPDFLRKMGENKWLGDKTGQGFYKKVRGEGGKSEIQALDLATLEYKPSAKVKFATLETTKAIDKLADRFKVLAAGKDKAGEFYRQSFAGLFAYVSNRIPEITDALYKIDDALRAGFGWEMGPFETWDALGVQAGVELVKANGKQLAPWVEEMLAAGNTTFYKVDAAGVKQYYDAESKSYKAIPGVENFIILDNLRASGKVLWKNSGASVIDLGDGILNVEFHSKMNTLGTDVIQGLLKGVELAEKDFRGLVVGNDAPNFSAGANLGLVYMYALEQDYDEINMMIAQFQQAMMRMRYSSIPVVGVPHGLTLGGGCELNLHADKVVAAAETYMGLVEFGVGLIPAGGGTKEMVLRTAAKYEEGEPELNLLRNTFVTISMAKVSTSAQEAFDLGFMRRGDEVVVNSNRAIMAAKQAVIDLADAGYTMPTPKTNIKVHGKNALGMFLTGVYAMKEGRYISAHDQKIAEKLAYVMCGGDLSAHTEVSEQYLLDLEREAFLSLTGERKTLERIQSILTTGKPLRN encoded by the coding sequence ATGAATCGTACCATCAAGAAAGTAGCCGTGCTGGGCTCCGGCGTAATGGGTTCGCGCATTGCGGCTCACTTCGCCAACATTGGCGTGCAAGTGCTGCTGCTCGACATCGTGCCCCGCGAGCTGACGCCCGACGAGGAGAAGAAAGGCCTCACGCTCGACTCGCCGCTGGTGCGCAACCGCATCGTGAACAGCTCGCTGGAAGCCGCCGTGAAGGCCAACCCCTCGCCGCTGTACCGCAAGCAGGATGTGAGCCGCATCAAAACCGGCAACTTCGACGACAACCTCAAGGAAATTGCCACCTGCGACTGGACCATTGAGGTAGTAGTAGAGCGCCTCGACATCAAGAAGAGCCTGTTCGACCGCGTAGAGCAGTTCCGCAAGCCCGGCACGCTCATCACCTCGAACACCTCGGGCATTCCGATTCATTTGATGACGGAAGGCCGCTCCGACGATTTCAAGCGCCACTTCTGCGGTACGCACTTCTTCAACCCGCCGCGCTACCTGAAGCTGCTGGAAATCATCCCGACGCCCGATACGGACCAGTCGGTGGTGGATTTCCTGATGCACTACGGCGACCTGTACCTAGGCAAAACGACCGTACTGGCCAAAGACACCCCGGCGTTCATCGCCAACCGCGTGGGCGTATTCGCCATCATGGACGTGCTGCAGGTAATGCAGAAGCTCGGCCTGACGGTAGAGGAGGTGGATAAGCTGACGGGGCCGGTTATCGGCCACGCCAAGTCGGCTACCTTCCGCACTTCTGATGTGGTAGGCTTGGATACGCTCATCAACGTAGCCAACGGCCTGGCGCAAAACCTGCCCAACGACGAAGCCAAAGACGCGTTCCAGCTGCCCGACTTCCTGCGGAAAATGGGCGAGAACAAGTGGCTGGGTGACAAAACCGGTCAGGGCTTCTACAAGAAAGTACGCGGCGAAGGCGGCAAGTCGGAAATTCAGGCACTCGACCTCGCTACGCTGGAGTACAAGCCCAGCGCCAAGGTGAAGTTTGCCACGCTGGAAACCACCAAGGCTATTGATAAGCTGGCCGACCGCTTCAAGGTGCTGGCTGCGGGCAAGGACAAAGCGGGCGAGTTCTACCGCCAGTCGTTTGCCGGGCTGTTCGCCTACGTGTCGAACCGCATTCCGGAAATCACCGACGCGCTGTACAAAATCGACGACGCGCTGCGTGCCGGCTTCGGCTGGGAAATGGGGCCGTTCGAGACCTGGGATGCCCTAGGTGTGCAAGCCGGTGTGGAGCTGGTAAAGGCCAACGGTAAGCAGCTGGCCCCGTGGGTAGAGGAGATGCTGGCCGCCGGCAACACTACTTTCTATAAGGTAGACGCGGCGGGCGTAAAGCAGTACTACGATGCCGAATCGAAGAGCTACAAGGCTATTCCGGGCGTCGAGAACTTCATCATCCTCGACAACCTGCGCGCCAGCGGCAAGGTGCTGTGGAAAAACTCCGGTGCGTCGGTTATCGACCTCGGCGATGGCATCCTGAACGTGGAGTTCCACTCCAAGATGAACACTCTGGGCACTGATGTAATTCAGGGGTTACTGAAGGGCGTGGAGTTGGCCGAAAAGGACTTCCGTGGTCTGGTAGTAGGCAACGATGCGCCCAACTTCTCGGCGGGTGCCAACCTAGGGCTGGTGTACATGTACGCCCTGGAGCAGGACTACGACGAGATTAACATGATGATTGCCCAGTTTCAGCAGGCCATGATGCGAATGCGCTACAGCAGCATTCCCGTAGTGGGCGTCCCGCACGGCCTCACGCTGGGCGGCGGCTGCGAGCTGAACCTGCATGCCGACAAGGTGGTAGCCGCGGCCGAAACGTACATGGGCCTGGTGGAATTTGGCGTAGGCCTGATTCCGGCCGGCGGTGGCACCAAGGAAATGGTGCTGCGCACGGCGGCCAAGTACGAGGAAGGCGAGCCGGAGCTGAACCTACTGCGCAACACCTTCGTGACCATCTCCATGGCCAAGGTGTCCACGTCGGCCCAGGAGGCGTTCGACCTGGGCTTCATGCGCCGCGGCGACGAAGTGGTAGTGAACAGCAACCGCGCCATCATGGCGGCCAAGCAGGCCGTTATCGATCTGGCCGATGCGGGCTACACCATGCCCACGCCCAAGACCAACATCAAGGTGCACGGCAAAAACGCCCTGGGCATGTTCCTGACCGGCGTGTACGCCATGAAGGAAGGCCGCTACATCTCGGCCCACGACCAGAAAATTGCCGAGAAGCTGGCTTACGTAATGTGCGGCGGCGACCTGAGCGCCCACACCGAGGTAAGCGAGCAGTACCTGCTGGACCTGGAGCGCGAAGCCTTCCTGAGCCTGACAGGCGAGCGGAAGACGCTGGAAAGAATTCAGTCGATTCTCACGACGGGCAAGCCGCTGCGCAACTAG
- a CDS encoding carboxypeptidase-like regulatory domain-containing protein encodes MNPFYRYPAVWLLGVGLLAAGCGSKRQDPTPPVAATTTSIAGVVQTEDEQLQPLSKAGVLVTLEGTAIRATTDANGAYLLDNVPLGRHVLNLSRPGLGTMRYEANITDLVPRTMPPVLLSEQSSTRVTDLKSVGKTPYSLASEVAAYECTVAYNAQLYPAPKKYAIRLYVGKTADVSNTSYLQATQYSQLADVTSPATPGTGRFRLAFYDNELRQLGFAKGDRVYVAVYGSPKDVQWGGIGREATYFVPYSLDPVTGRIQRVEANLNPNPGRVDFVLP; translated from the coding sequence ATGAATCCTTTCTACAGATATCCGGCCGTTTGGCTGCTGGGTGTTGGCCTGCTTGCCGCGGGCTGCGGCAGCAAACGCCAAGACCCCACGCCCCCGGTGGCCGCTACCACTACCAGCATTGCGGGCGTGGTGCAAACCGAAGACGAGCAACTGCAGCCCCTGAGCAAGGCCGGCGTGTTGGTAACCCTGGAGGGCACTGCCATCCGGGCCACTACCGATGCCAACGGCGCCTACCTGCTGGACAACGTACCCCTAGGCCGGCACGTGCTGAACCTGAGCCGCCCTGGCCTGGGCACCATGCGCTACGAAGCCAACATTACCGACCTGGTGCCGCGCACCATGCCGCCGGTGCTGCTGAGCGAGCAAAGCTCCACGCGCGTTACCGACCTGAAGAGCGTGGGCAAAACCCCGTATTCGCTGGCCAGCGAGGTGGCCGCTTACGAGTGCACCGTGGCCTACAACGCCCAGCTGTACCCCGCGCCCAAGAAGTACGCCATCCGGCTATACGTGGGCAAAACGGCCGACGTGAGCAACACCAGCTACCTGCAAGCCACCCAATACAGCCAGTTGGCCGACGTGACTTCGCCGGCTACCCCGGGCACGGGCCGCTTCCGCCTCGCTTTCTACGACAACGAGCTGCGCCAGCTGGGCTTTGCCAAAGGCGACCGGGTGTACGTGGCCGTGTATGGATCCCCGAAGGACGTGCAGTGGGGCGGCATCGGGCGCGAGGCTACATACTTCGTGCCGTACTCGCTCGACCCGGTTACGGGCCGTATTCAGCGCGTGGAGGCCAACCTAAACCCCAATCCCGGGCGCGTCGATTTTGTGCTGCCCTAG
- a CDS encoding thiolase family protein gives MEAYIVAGYRTAVGKAPRGGFRFTRPDDLAAEVIKHLMASVPALDPARVDDVLVGNAVPEAEQGLQMGRLISLLALPINVPGLIVNRYCGSGVETIAMAVGKIKAGMADCIIAGGTESMSLVPTVGWKTVPNYNLAQKHPDYYLGMGLTAEAVAQDYKITREEQDEFSYNSHQKAIRAIKEGRFKDQIVPITVEETYLDQASGKKKKRTYVVDTDEGPRADTSVEALGRLRPVFAQNGTVTAGNSSQTSDGAAFVIVMSERMVKELNLEPVARLINYAAEGVDPRIMGMGPIKAVPKALKQAGMKLDDIDLFELNEAFASQSIAVVRELGINPDKLNVNGGAIALGHPLGCSGAKLSIQLFDELRRTGKKYGMVTACVGGGQGVAGIYELLK, from the coding sequence ATGGAAGCATATATCGTAGCTGGTTACCGCACGGCCGTGGGCAAAGCCCCCCGCGGTGGTTTCCGCTTCACCCGCCCCGACGACCTGGCCGCCGAGGTAATCAAGCACCTGATGGCCTCGGTGCCGGCCCTCGACCCTGCCCGCGTCGATGACGTGCTGGTGGGCAACGCCGTGCCCGAAGCCGAGCAAGGCCTGCAGATGGGCCGCCTGATTTCGCTGCTGGCCTTACCTATCAACGTTCCAGGCCTCATCGTGAACCGCTACTGCGGCTCGGGCGTGGAAACCATTGCCATGGCCGTGGGCAAAATCAAGGCCGGTATGGCCGACTGCATCATTGCGGGCGGTACCGAAAGCATGAGCCTGGTGCCCACCGTGGGCTGGAAGACCGTGCCGAACTACAACCTCGCCCAGAAGCACCCGGATTACTACCTCGGCATGGGCCTCACGGCCGAAGCCGTAGCGCAGGACTACAAAATCACGCGCGAAGAGCAGGACGAGTTCAGCTACAACTCGCACCAGAAAGCCATTCGTGCCATTAAGGAAGGCCGCTTCAAAGACCAAATTGTGCCGATTACGGTAGAGGAAACCTACCTCGACCAAGCCTCGGGCAAAAAGAAGAAGCGCACTTACGTGGTAGACACCGACGAAGGTCCCCGCGCCGATACTTCGGTAGAAGCCCTGGGCCGTCTGCGCCCAGTGTTTGCCCAGAACGGCACCGTAACGGCCGGCAACTCCTCGCAGACTTCCGACGGTGCGGCTTTCGTTATCGTAATGTCGGAGCGGATGGTGAAGGAGCTGAACCTGGAGCCGGTAGCCCGCCTGATCAACTACGCTGCCGAAGGCGTTGATCCGCGCATCATGGGCATGGGCCCGATTAAGGCGGTGCCGAAGGCGCTGAAGCAAGCTGGCATGAAGCTCGACGACATCGACCTCTTCGAGCTAAACGAGGCTTTCGCTTCGCAGTCCATCGCGGTAGTGCGTGAGTTGGGCATCAACCCCGACAAGCTGAACGTGAACGGCGGCGCCATTGCCCTAGGTCACCCGCTGGGCTGCTCAGGCGCTAAGCTCTCGATTCAGCTATTCGACGAGCTGCGCCGCACCGGCAAAAAGTACGGCATGGTAACCGCCTGCGTAGGCGGCGGCCAAGGCGTAGCCGGCATCTACGAGCTGCTGAAGTAG
- a CDS encoding MarR family winged helix-turn-helix transcriptional regulator — MKPEETVDYNIKVAWHAISRMYNVQAAKHDITTSIGFVLLNIDQEQGTPATKIAPLLGLETRSLTRILRSMEEKGLIYKQADQQDKRSVRIFLTEEGLRKKEVSRQTVRQFNQKIREKVPTDQLEVFFRVVGQINGLIDSKSIFEGFKVKPLKTDKKA, encoded by the coding sequence ATGAAACCCGAGGAAACCGTAGACTACAATATCAAGGTGGCGTGGCACGCCATTTCGCGCATGTATAATGTGCAGGCGGCCAAACACGACATCACCACGAGCATCGGCTTCGTGCTCCTGAACATTGATCAGGAGCAGGGCACGCCGGCCACCAAGATTGCCCCGCTGCTGGGCCTCGAAACCCGCTCGCTCACACGCATTCTGCGCTCCATGGAGGAGAAGGGCCTTATCTATAAGCAGGCCGACCAGCAGGACAAACGCTCGGTGCGCATTTTCCTCACCGAAGAAGGCCTGCGCAAGAAAGAGGTGTCGCGCCAAACGGTGCGGCAGTTCAACCAGAAGATCCGCGAGAAAGTACCAACCGACCAGCTGGAGGTGTTCTTCCGCGTGGTAGGCCAGATCAACGGCCTGATCGACAGCAAAAGCATTTTCGAGGGCTTCAAGGTGAAGCCGCTCAAAACGGATAAAAAAGCTTAA